From the Candidatus Binatia bacterium genome, the window GATGGTGAGCAACGGCCGCTTGCCCATGGTGATCGGCGTATCGGCGTTGGCCGTGGCGATCACCTCGAGGCGATCGCCAGTTTTCACCAGCCAAGCCCAGCCACTGCCGAACTGACCGATGGCCGCTTGTGCAAATTTGCTGCGGAAGTTGTCGAACCCACCGAAGTCTTTTTCGAGGTGCTCGAACAGCTTGCCGCTCGGCTTGCCCCCGCCTTTGGGGCTGAGGCTACGCCAGTAAAACGTATGGTTCCACGCTTGCGCCGCATTGTTGAAGATGGCCACTTTGTCGGGTTTTCCTGCCGTTTGTTGCACGATGCGCTCCAACCCAAGGTCGGCAAGTTCAGTGCCGGCAATTAGCTTGTTCAAGTTTTCCACGTACGCGCGGTGGTGCTTCCCGTAATGGAACGAAATCGTTTGTGCAGAAATCGTGGGTGCCAGGGCGTTTTCCTCCCAAGGCAACGGTGGCAGAGCAATCGGCGCCTGTTCGGCGGATACCTGGCGGACCCAAACGGTTGCCGCAGTCGCTACCCCGAGTTTGAGCACTGCTCGACGCGAGAACATAGCGGCCATGTCTTCCCCTCCGTTCCGAGCAAAGTCGCGAGCCACCCCCTTAAGCCGGGGGACTCGCGACTTCGTTATTGCCAGAGGATCGCAGAGGTTGCTAGCCGGCAAGCCTCAGGCCGCTTTCAGCGTCGGTTCCCCCGGCCGCCAGTTGCACGGGGTGAGCTCGTTGGTTTGCAGCGCGGCGAGCACACGCAGCACCTCATCCACGTTGCGGCCCGTGGCCAAGTCGTTCACCGTCACGAAGCGAATCACACCCTCGGGGTCGACGATGAACGTCGCGCGCAAGGCGACGCCTTCCTCCTTGTGCAGGATGCCGAGCGCGGTGCTGAGTTCGCGCTTGGTGTCCGCCAGCATGGGAAAAGGAAGATCGCGCAACTCCGGGTGCTGATTGCGCCAAGCCAGGTGGACGTAATGGGTGTCCGTCGAAGCACCGAGCACTTGCGCATTGCGCGCGCGGAACTCAGCCTCGCGCCGACCGAATTCGGCAATTTCCGTGGGACACACGAAGGTAAAATCCATGGGCCAGAAAAACACCACGAGCCACTTGCCAGGAAAGCTTTGCTCGGTGAGCTCCGCGAACTCCCGGCCCGGTTCGCGGCTCACGACCGCTTTAAGGCGAAAACTGGGAAAACGATCGCCAACAGTGAGCATCGGTTCGACCTCCTTGGAAACTTCAATTTTGTGGCGAAATACTTACCGTTCGTTCCCCGCTGTTCGCCAATTGCATTGTTCGATGAAGACCATCGAAGTTGCCAATTCCCCGAAAGAAAGTTGCGGGGGCGGTGGGCATCCGCGAGAGGAAGCCGCAGCGCACCGCGTTGCTGTCGCAACGGGAGTTCACTCGTGGGAGTGCGCTGCGAGTTTGCCGTGCCGTGCGAGGAGATCGAGCACGGCTTCGTGCAACACGCCGTTGGTGGCAATAATTCCGGGGAGACGGGTTTGTTTTTGGTTGAAGCGGAGCGGCGCGCCGAAGCGGTTGGTCATTCGCCCCCCAGCAGCCGCAATCAGAGCGGCGCCGGCGCAAATGTCCCATTCGTTCTTCGGTGTGAGGCTAAACGTGGCGTCGGCCTTGCCTGCCGCAATCAAAGCGAGCTTGTATGCCACGCTACCCGTAAGCTCCACACGGACCTCGTTCTTGAACTCGTCCCACTCGCCTCGCCGGTCTTCGCTCCGGCTGGCCAAGAAGCGTGCTTCCGCCAAGGTGGCCGTCGACGATACGTACACGCGTTCGCCGCCGAGAAAAGCGCCCTGACCGACGGCGCCGGCAAACAGCTCCTCACGAATGGGATTGTACTCGACACCGAGCACCGGTTGGCCGTCGATCGCTAGCGCCACACAAACAACGAACTCGGGAATGTGCTCTAGAAATTCTCGGGAGCCATCGAGAGGGTCGACAATCCACACCCGCCGCTTGTGCAAACGCTCCGAGGAGTCCCGCGTTTCTTCAGAAAGCCAGCCATCGTCCGGAAAACTCGCGCGCACGTGGCTCTCGATCACCCGATTGGCCTCGAGGTCGGCTTCGGATACGGGATTGTGCTTGCCAGCCTCTTTGTAGCGGACCGTAACTTTGCGCCGGTAGTAAAAGCGCACGACCTCGCCCGCAGCTTGCGCCGCCGCGATTGCTACGTCCCACTCGCGCTCGAGGGCAAATTCCATGGTTCGGTTCCCTAGCCCGCCACAGTGTACGGGCGCAAATGCAATCCTCGTTGCCCTCCACTACGCCGCCGCTCCCTGCTCCACGGCTGATACCCCCACGAGCAAGCACAAGGCCTGTCCCTACAATTTTTATTTCCATCCACTTGGCGGCGGCGCCGCACCCGCGGCGCCCCGTGTGTGTGGCCCGCCGAATGGGGAACGGGGAACACGTAGATCGGCGATCGTGTCGCGACCGATGCCCCGCGCGCCTTGCATTTTGCTACGCTGCTCCAACGCAATCGTAGGGACGACGCGTGCGTCGCCCCTACGGTGCGCCATTGGCCACTCGTTGCCAAACTGCCCGTGCCGGCTCCGCAGTCAGAAGGTCGCGCCAGCCTGCAGCAACGGGTGTTGTGCGCCGTCGCGCAAGAACACCAAGATGGTGTCGAGCGGCACCGGGAAAGTTACCGAGGCAGGGCCTTCGTACACTTGGTTGGCGTCCCAAAAGTTCCGCCATCGGCCGCGTGGGAAATACACAGTGCGTTCGCGCTGACCGTTGCGCCACACCGGTGCCACCATGAGGTCGGGCCCGAACAAGTACTGATCCCAGCGGTCGGCGAGTTCCTCGTCGTGCGGGTCGAAAAACACCATTGGGCGCACAATCGGCAGCCCGCGGCTGGCGGCGCGTGCGGCGGCCACGATATAGGGTTGCAACGCGTGGCGGATCCGGGTGTAGCGGCGATAGATGTCGATCATCTCGGGGTCGTAGCGTGGTTCCGTCGGCATATCCCACGGAGCGTTCGGACCCACGCCGCCGATTTCCATGATGCCGGAGAAGGTGCTGAATTGAATCCAACGTGCAAACACGTCGCGTTGTTTGAATGGGTAGTAGCCGCCGGTGTCTGACCCCCAGATGGGAAAACCGATGAAAGCGGCACGTTGTTGGCCGATGATCACGCTGCGCAAGCCGAGGTCGGTGCCGCGGCCGCTGCCAAAGTCCTCGCTCCCGGCTGTGTCGCCTGCCCACACGATCGAATCGGCTTGCGAGCCGGTGTACCCCGAGCGCGTGATCAACACGTAGTCGCCGTTGGGACGGGCCGCGTCCAACGCCGCGCGGTGCATGCGGGTTTGCAAAATCACATAGTCATTATGCACTTCGCGCCCGGTGCGCCCGTCAGCCCAAATGTCGTCCCGTTCCGAAGGAATGTGCTCTTCGCCGCGATCGAGCTTGATGCCATCGATCCCTTCCTCGCGCAGAAACCGGGCGAGGCGCTGCTGGAACCACTCACGAGCGGCGGGGTTGGTGACATCGAGAATGAAGCTGCGGCCGCGCACATCGTCGCAAAACGGCGCTCCCGTGCGACGCATCGGCGCGATGAACCCTAACTGCTGAGCCTCGAAGCCGTTGTCGCCCGGCTCGCTGCCGCACACCCACGCGGCACTCCAGGTAATCAAGCGGTATCCCCGGCGCCTCAGCGCGTCGAGCATGAAGCGCACGTTCGGCAAACGCTCTCCGTCCCACGCAAAGCGGGCAAAGCCGAAGTTGCCTTGCAGCACGGGACGGTCGAGTAGGTACACCCCGGCGGGAATGCCGAGCTGGTCGTACATGTTCACATCTTCCGCAACCAGCGCGTTGACCGCCACCCCGTCGATCGTTCCCGGCGGACCCACCGGAAGCTCACCGCGCCAACGCCAGTGCAGGAACGCCCACGGCGGGGGAACGAACGGCCGCCCGGTCAAGCGCGTGTACTCGTCGAGAATCATCGGAAAATCCGGGCCGTAAAACAGAAACAGCCGCAGGCGTTGGTTTTCCGGACGGGTGCCGGTCTCGAACGCGAACTCCACCGTGTCGGGCTTGTTCGCCGCGATGTCGTACAGACCCGGCATGGTGCCGGCCACGCTAAGACCGTAACCGCGCGAGCTTTGATAAAAAGGAGCATATAGTGCGATCGTGGGGCGAATGAACATCTCGACCATTTCCCCGCGGCGATTGAGCGAGCCCGCTTCGACCGGCCGGACGTCTTCCGCCGGAACATCCGCCACGCCAGGGAACAACACGGGCGAATCGCGCAGGCGCTCGGTGAGACCGTAAATGCGCTCGTCTTCCGGACTGTGCCAGCTCGCCCCGATCGATACGGTATCCCCTGCCCGCGGAGGTTCGAAATCAAGTTGTACGGTGCGCGGCGTGAGAAAAGAGACGCTCACCACCGCCTCCTCACCTTCGCTTGTCGTTACGGTCAAGCGCACCCCGCTAGGAGCATCTTCGACCTCGCGGACCGCGATTAGGTGGACTTCGCCTACCGCGCGACGGTAAAAGAGCCCGCGCTCGGCGCTCGTGTTCGTCAGCGTACGGCCCGAGTCGCGAGCTTGGAAATGTAAGCCGAAGGGCTGGCGCTGTACACTCACCCCCACCAGCGGCGACCACACCTCCACGTGGTCTGCTGACACTCGCGTCCGCACACTGGTTCCTGCGGCGAGTTCGCCATCATCCCCGCATCCCCACGCGAGTGCAGTCACCCATACCAACAACAATCCAACTGCCGTCTTCATGCCGATCGCCACCCTTGTCGTGAACGAGGGCACAACGCAAGCGGGCTCGAACCCGCGGCTGGCAAGCCGCACGTGCTCGGTGCCCAATGACGGCGGCCACAGTGGGTTGCCACTCTCCGCATGGTAGGCGGCTGGGCTTTCTCGTCCCGTGAAGGGCGCTCGTCGGCTGGTTAATTACCGCTGGCATCCACTTGAGTCCTCGGTTGCGTGCGTTGGATCCGCGGGTTACCGTGGCGACACACGCAAAGGAGGTCCCGTGAAAAAGTTTGCGATTGTCGGCTTGCTATGGTGCAGTTTGATTGCCTTCCCCGCTTTTGCGGAAGAGCCCGCAGCGAACAACAGTGGCGCGGGCGAGCAATCCAAAGCCGCGGGCGGAGGCTGTATGCCCGATGGCGGGTGTTGCGGTGCTTGTGCGGCGGCACGGGCACAAGCAGCATCGCAAGGCGAGCAAAAGGTGGATCACGGAGCCAAAACCGAAGCTCAGGATGTCGGCGGCTGCCCGTGCAAGCGCGTCAAGCAGCAAAGCATGTGACGACTGTCTCCGAACCACTCCTCCCGCGAGCGAATCACCAAGGGCGAGGGAGGATCCGCTCCCAGCGGTTCGGGGTCGGTTGCTTGCGGGGCGAGGCCATAGGGGTCGGCAGACTGTGCAGGCGAGCGGGGAACCCCTTTGCATCTGCGCCTGTGATGTCGAGCGCCGGCAAAACCTCCACCTCCTGAGCTAAATCGCGCAAGCGTTTTGCTTGCCAAAAGACGAGCCACCAGTCTGCAGCGTTCCACAAGCCGTGCGGTTCGGCTGCGGTGCGTAAACCATCGCGCGTGGGCACCACGTCGCTAGTCCACAGAAGCGCGCGGTTCGGCGTGCGCACCAGCACCATCACGGTTCCTGGGCTCGGGCCACGACCATCAAGGACCACGACGCTCCCGTCGCCCAGCAAATCCACCGTCCTTGGAAAGGTACCCAGAGGGCGGGCCGCGGCAAAATCAATGGGATGCCACTCGCGTACGGACGACCAGAGCTCCGGCTCGTAACCCTCGGCGTGGCGCGAAGCGTAGTCCAGTTCCGCTTGGGTGACGGCCACTTTGGCCTGAGGGAAGTGTTGAAGGCCGCCAGTGCGTACCGCGCGCAAGTTAGTTTGCACGACCCACCGCACCGCCTCCGGGCGAATTCCGGCTTGGCGCAACCGCTGCGGGAGTTCCTCCCCCGGGTGCGTCACCAAAAAGCCTTCGTTGGGAAGCAACAGCGCCCGAGGCCACACCCGCGCGGGGGAAACTTCCGTGGTGGGGAGCCCGCTATCGATCAGCACGACCCCCTTGCTCGGATGTTGCACGGCAAGCACCGATACCGGCAGGCGCTCGGTGCGCAACCACGAACCGTTCCGATAAACCAGGGCTTGCGGGAGCTCGAGGAAGCCGGTGACCAGCACGTGCGCTTGAAGGCCCGCCACGCCGCGGTACGGCTGCGGCCAGTTTTCCAACTTGGGCGGGATATACGGAAGGCGCCGCGGCTCCGAGTCGCAGTGGGCCGAAAGCAGCGCGCAGGCAATGACGAGAGCGCGGAACAAGTGCGGCAAGATACGTTGCGAAGCCATGGCCACAGCCCGAGCGGCAGGTTGCCGTGCTGCTTACCGTTGCCGTGCCGCTGCCGCCAGTTCGAGGCTAAAGAGCGGGTCAGCCTCCGTCGGCTCGGTCGAGCTGGGCACGCACGAACGCTGGCGTGACCGCCGACAAACCTGCAATCCGCGGCGTTCCCGGAGGAAACACGCACACGCGGGTAAACTCGTTGGGCACAGCCACCACCGGCAAGCCCGCGGCCCGCGCTGCCAGGACCCCGCGCGGTGAATCTTCCACGACCAGGCACCGGTGCGCCGGCACTGCGAGCAAAGCCCGCACCGCCACATACGCATCGGGTGCCGGCTTCGCCTCGCGATAATCCTCGCGGGCAATCACCGCAGAGAAAAACCGCCGCAAATCGAAACGCGCCAACACCCAGTCGACATCTTCCCGGCCGGAGTTCGTGGCCACTCCCAGCGCAAACTCGCGGTAGAGGCCCTCGACCACGTCACGAGCGTGGGGCATCAACTGAGCACGAGTATGCAGGAGCTCGCGATACAGTGGCGCCTTGCGGGCACGCAGCTCGGTCGGAGTGATGGGCAATCGATACCTCTCCACCGCGTATTCCGGCCCGTGCCCAGCGCCGATCCAATGCTCAGCGTACTCCTCCTGACCGATGACAACGTCGAACTCTCGAAGCACCTGGCAGTAGGCCTGGTAGTGCAGGCCCTCGGAGTCGAGCAAAACGCCGTCGAGGTCGAACACCACCGCGGCGCTGCCTGTGGGGTTCGCCGAACTCACTTACCGACAACGCGGACCGTTTCGATCACCACTGGCTCTTTGGGCACGGCTTCGTGAATGCCGACGCGTTGCGTGGGCACTTGGGCGATCTTCAACACCACGTCCATCCCTTCCACCACCTTGCCGAACACGGCATAACCGAACCCGGCGGGGGTTTCGTCCCGATGATCGAGAAACGCGTTATCCTTCACATTGATGAAGAACTGCGAGGTGGCGCTGTCGACAACGCCAGTGCGAGCCATCGCGATGGTGCCGACCACGTTCTTAAGGCCGTTGTTGGCCTCATTCTTGATTGGCGGCTTCGTCGGCTTTTGTTTCAGGTCCTTGTCGTAACCGCCGCCCTGGATCATGAAGTTGGGGATCACGCGGTGGAAGATGGTGCCGTCGTAAAAGCCATCGTTGACGTAGGAGAGGAAATTTTTCACCGTCACCGGAGCCTTGTCATCGAACAATTCGATTTTGATGTCTCCCATCGAAGTCTTCATCAGCACCACCGTGTGTTTTGCCTCCTGGGCCCACAAATGAGCGGGAAGCAACAAAGCCGTCAGCCCCCATGCCAACAGCAAGCGCATCATACCCGAACCTCCGTGAGCATGCAGTGTCGCCCGCTCATAGCAGGTAGGAGCGGCTCCGCAAAGCAACGGAGCGGGGGCGCAAAACCAACGTTACGGGGACGGGCATGACGGACACGGAGCTCGCCGTGGATGTGCGCGGCCTCACGCGCGTGTTCGACCACTTCGTAGCGGTGGACCACATCGATTTGCGCGTGCGGCGCGGTGTAATCTTCGGGTTTCTCGGTCCCAACGGCGCGGGCAAATCGACAACGATCCGCATGCTGTGCGGCATTTTGCGCCCAACCGCGGGAAGCGGCACCGTGGGCGGGTTCGACCTGTGGCGGGAAAGCGAGGAGCTCAAAAGCCACATCGGTTACATGTCGCAAAAATTTTCCCTCTACGAGGATCTCACCGTGGAGGAAAACCTGCAATTCTTTGCCGGGGTGTACAACGTGCACGGACGCCAACGCCGCCAGCGGATTGCCTGGGCACTGGAAATGGCTGGCTTAATCGGCCGGGAACACGTGCTGACCCGCGAACTCGCCGCCGGTTGGCGGCAGCGGCTTGCCCTCGGCTGTGCTGTGCTGCACGAACCTCCGCTGCTGTTTTTGGATGAGCCCACCTCCGGGGTCGATCCGGTATCGCGGCGTAAGTTCTGGGAAATGATTGCAGAACTGTCCGAGCGGGGAGTGACGGTGTTCGTGACTACCCACTACATGGACGAAGCCGAGCACTGCGACGAGCTTGCCTTAATTTACGCCGGCAAGGTGGTGGCCTGCGGCAGTCCCGCCGAGCTTAAGCGCACACACGTGCCCCACGCCTTGCTGGAAATTGCGCCCTCGGACCTCATGGGCGCGTATGCCGTGTTAAAACAAGCGCCGGGCGTGCTCGGGGTGGCGTTGTTTGGAGACCGGTTGCATGTCACCGTCGCCGACGCCGGACAAGCACAACGCAGCCTGCCGCAAGTTCTCGCGGAGCGAGGGATAGAGTTGGCGGCAGTCGAACGGATCGAGCCGTCGTTGGAAGACGCCTTCGTGGCCATCATCGAGCAAAGCGGGGTGGAGGAGCGATGATTCCCGAGCGCTACCGGCTATCCCAGCGCACCATTCGCGCCATTTTGCGGCGAGAATTTACCGACGTGTTGCGCGACCGTCGCAGCCTGCTCCTCACCTTTCTCTGGCCAGTGAGCATGTTGCTGCTGTACGGCTACGGCATTCGCTACGACATCAACAACGTACCCCTCACTGTGCTCGACTACGACCGCAGCAGTCACAGCCGCTTGCTCGTCGAGCAAATGGTCCAGTCCGGATACTTCCAACTAGTCCGGGAGGCCGACAACTACGACCAGGTGCAACGCGACCTCACCATCGATGCCAGTCGGGCCGCGATCGTCATTCCCCCCGATTTTGGCCGCCGCTTGCGGTCGGGAGAGCCCGTAACCGTACAAGCCTTGTTTGACGGCACGGACTCGAATACCGCCTCCATCGCCCAGAGCTACGTTCTCGCCATGGTTGCAAGCTTCGGGGCGCGCGCGGACATCGGTCTGGTGGAGCGCAGCGGCGGCGTGCCCGCGGTACGGGTTGCGAGTCGGGTTTGGTACAACCCCGAGCTGCAAAGCGTGAACTTCATCGTGCCGGGCGTGATTGCGGTGATCATGATGATTGTCGGCGCGATCCTGACCGCGCTCAGCATCGTGAAAGAAAAAGAACGAGGAACGATCGAGCAAATCCTGGTCTCACCCATTCGCCCGTTGGAAATGATGATTGGCAAGATCGTGCCGTACGTGATCATCGCCCTGCTCGATCTCGCCATCGTGATTACCGCCGGGTACTTCGTGTTCGGCGTGCCGATCAAGGGGAGTTTGTGGCAGCTCGCGATTTTCTCGGTGCTCTACCTCACAGCCTCCCTCGGCACGGGCGTATTCGTGTCGACGCTGGCGGACACCATGCAGTCCGCGATGCTCGCCGCAATTTTCATCTCCTTGTTGCCCGCGGTGCTGTTGTCGGGCTTTGTCTTCCCCCTGGAGCACATGCCGGTGGGCATTCGGTTGCTCTCGTACTTTTTCCCAGGGCGTTACTTCGTGGCCGCCATTCGCGGCATTTACCTGAAAGGCGTGGGGCTCGAGGTGCTGTGGCCGGAAGCTGTGATGCTGGCGGCTTTCTCCATCGGCATCGTGTGGCTCAGCGCCAATCGCTTCCAGGAGAAGCTCGGATGAACGGCTCCCTATCGCGCATTGCCCACGTGGTGTGGAAGGAATTCATTCAGCTTTCGCGCGACCGGCGGATGTTCGGCCTGGTGCTGCTCATGCCGGTGATCGAGCTGTTCATCTTTGGGTACGTGGTGGCCACTGACATTACCGACATCGCCCTGGCGGTGTGCGACTACGACCGTACCGCCTCCAGCCGCGGCTACGTGGACCATCTGGTGCACAGCGGCTACTTCCGCGTGGCCGCTCCCTGTTCGAGCATCAACGAGGCCAACCGTTTGCTCGATCGCGGCGAGGTCAAGGTGGTGCTCACCATCCCGCCGGATTTCTCCGAAAAGTTGCGGCAGGGAAAGCCGGCCGAAGTGTCCGCCCTGGTGGATGGCAGCAACTCCAACATCGCCATGATTGCTTCGGCGTACCTCGAACAAATCACGCTGACTCGGGTGGTGCAGGTGCGCTTTCCCGACCGTGGCGCGGGGGACCGTGTAGTCGTGCACCCGCGTGTCGAGGTGGAGCCGCGGGTGTGGTTCAACCCCGAGCTGCGCAGCGTTCGCTACATGGTGCCCGCAATCGTCTGCGTGTTGTTGATGGAATCGCTCGTCGTGCTCACCGCCATCGCCATTGTGCGCGAAAAGGAACGAGGCACGATGGAGCAAATGATCGTCACGCCGATTCGGGCAGCCGAGCTGGTGCTCGGGAAGGCAATTCCCTTCATCGTCATTGGCTACGTGAACATGGGCGCGGTCATGCTCGCCGGCCGTTATTGGTTTGGCGTGGAGCTAGTGGGCTCGCTCGGCCTGCTGCTCGCCCTGAGCTTACTGTTCATCATGACCTGCCTCGGCATGGGGCTGTTTGTTTCCACAGTGTCGAACACCCAGCAGCAGGCTTCGATGCTGGGACAGTTTCTCTTGCTGCCGAACCTGTTTTTTTCCGGCTTTATGTTTCCCATTTCGAGTATGCCGCCGCTGATTCAAGAGCTCACGCACATCATCCCGCTCAAGTACTACATCACCATCGTGCGTGGCATCTTTCTCAAGAACGCCGGTTGGGCGGAGTTGTGGGACGAAAGCCTGGTGCTGATGGTGTTCGGCATCGTAATTCTCACTGCGGCAAGCTTCGTATTCCGCAAACAAGTGCAGTGAGCGAGCGCGGCTGCGGCGCTAGCGGGCAATGCCTGCGCTTCCGATAAGGCGCAGGCCAAACGAGCGTCCCTCCATGAGGAAACTCGGCAACTGCTGGTCGCGGACACTGCGGACGCCAACCCGCGTGCACAACACCGTAGCCACCGTGGCGCCGCTCCGCGCGGCGAGGTTAGGCCACGGTGACCGACTTGGCGAGCGAGCGCGGCTTGTCGACGTTGCGCTTCAGCGCGGTCGCCGTGAAGTAAGCGAGCAGTTGGGCACCGACGAGCGGAAGCAACGGAGCCGTCAGCCGGTGGGACGCGACAAAGGTGACGCTTTCGTCGAACAGTGCGGGTTCCTCTTCGAACGCAAAACCGAGCACGAAACCGCCACGCGCCCGGACCTCTTCCACGCTGGACATGGTGAGCGTGTACAGCTCGCCACAGTTACGGGGTGGCACGAACACGAGGGTGTACAAATTCTCGTCGACCAAGGACAGGGTGCCGTGCTTGAGAAAGCCGCCGGCCATGCCTTCGGCGTGCAGGTAGGTCACCTCTTTCATTTTCAACGCGGCTTCGAGGGCGATCGGGTAGTAGATGCCGCGGCCGAGGAACAACCAGTTGCGCATGTTCGCATGGCGGTAAGCAACCGCGCGGATCACACCGGAGCGTTCGTTGAGCAATGTTTCGATTTCTCCCGGCAGCCGATGGAGGGCGGCGTACAGCTCGTCTCGTTGTTGCGGGCCGAGCTTGCCGCGGACAATTCCCAACTCGATTGCCAGGCGCGTGAGCAGCACCATTTGCACGAGCGCCGCTTTGGTGCTGACCACGCACACCTCGGGCCCAGAACTTTGCAAGATCACATGGTCGACGAGCCGGGCGATGGACGAGCCCACCACGTTGACGATCGCGGCGGTTTTTGCGCCGCGCTCCTTGGCGTGGCGCAGGCTCATCAGCGTGTCGTAAGTTTCGCCCGACTGGGAGATTGCGAGCACGAGGGTTTGGCTGTCGCTTTTGTCCAAGTAACGAAACTCGTCGGAGCTAACGGGCAGAACATCAACATCGGCAAGCTCAGCAAAGAGATACTGGCCATACAGAGCCACGTAGTACGTCGTTCCCACGCCGATTAGGTAAATGCGCCGGGCGCTGGCCAGCGCGCGCACCACGTCTTGGATGGCAGCCTCGTCGAGGCTGAGCGCGCTGCGTACGGCGAGCGGTTGCTCATGAATTTCCTTCAACATGAAATGCGGGTAACCGCCCTTGCGGGACAGCTCGGGGTCCCACGGAATCACGGTGATCGGTTTCTCCACCACTTCGCCGTCGCGTACGC encodes:
- a CDS encoding ABC transporter ATP-binding protein, producing the protein MTDTELAVDVRGLTRVFDHFVAVDHIDLRVRRGVIFGFLGPNGAGKSTTIRMLCGILRPTAGSGTVGGFDLWRESEELKSHIGYMSQKFSLYEDLTVEENLQFFAGVYNVHGRQRRQRIAWALEMAGLIGREHVLTRELAAGWRQRLALGCAVLHEPPLLFLDEPTSGVDPVSRRKFWEMIAELSERGVTVFVTTHYMDEAEHCDELALIYAGKVVACGSPAELKRTHVPHALLEIAPSDLMGAYAVLKQAPGVLGVALFGDRLHVTVADAGQAQRSLPQVLAERGIELAAVERIEPSLEDAFVAIIEQSGVEER
- the glmS gene encoding glutamine--fructose-6-phosphate transaminase (isomerizing) — its product is MCGISGVASFHPIHDRLYEGVHQLEYRGYDSCGVAFVENRHIEVRKDVGTVDEVDSRANLRNLMACVGIAHTRWATHGKVTRENAHPHLSCDGCFAVVHNGIVGNYRTLRARLEQAGHRFRSETDTETIAHLVEEHYRRTGDVEAAWVATLRELEGSYALAMISVHDPERIYCARHESPLIIGVGTDANYIGSDFNAFIEYTKNTVILDDGEYGVVAKDSYAVKRVRDGEVVEKPITVIPWDPELSRKGGYPHFMLKEIHEQPLAVRSALSLDEAAIQDVVRALASARRIYLIGVGTTYYVALYGQYLFAELADVDVLPVSSDEFRYLDKSDSQTLVLAISQSGETYDTLMSLRHAKERGAKTAAIVNVVGSSIARLVDHVILQSSGPEVCVVSTKAALVQMVLLTRLAIELGIVRGKLGPQQRDELYAALHRLPGEIETLLNERSGVIRAVAYRHANMRNWLFLGRGIYYPIALEAALKMKEVTYLHAEGMAGGFLKHGTLSLVDENLYTLVFVPPRNCGELYTLTMSSVEEVRARGGFVLGFAFEEEPALFDESVTFVASHRLTAPLLPLVGAQLLAYFTATALKRNVDKPRSLAKSVTVA
- a CDS encoding HAD family phosphatase, coding for MSSANPTGSAAVVFDLDGVLLDSEGLHYQAYCQVLREFDVVIGQEEYAEHWIGAGHGPEYAVERYRLPITPTELRARKAPLYRELLHTRAQLMPHARDVVEGLYREFALGVATNSGREDVDWVLARFDLRRFFSAVIAREDYREAKPAPDAYVAVRALLAVPAHRCLVVEDSPRGVLAARAAGLPVVAVPNEFTRVCVFPPGTPRIAGLSAVTPAFVRAQLDRADGG
- a CDS encoding ABC transporter permease, which encodes MIPERYRLSQRTIRAILRREFTDVLRDRRSLLLTFLWPVSMLLLYGYGIRYDINNVPLTVLDYDRSSHSRLLVEQMVQSGYFQLVREADNYDQVQRDLTIDASRAAIVIPPDFGRRLRSGEPVTVQALFDGTDSNTASIAQSYVLAMVASFGARADIGLVERSGGVPAVRVASRVWYNPELQSVNFIVPGVIAVIMMIVGAILTALSIVKEKERGTIEQILVSPIRPLEMMIGKIVPYVIIALLDLAIVITAGYFVFGVPIKGSLWQLAIFSVLYLTASLGTGVFVSTLADTMQSAMLAAIFISLLPAVLLSGFVFPLEHMPVGIRLLSYFFPGRYFVAAIRGIYLKGVGLEVLWPEAVMLAAFSIGIVWLSANRFQEKLG
- a CDS encoding 3'(2'),5'-bisphosphate nucleotidase CysQ gives rise to the protein MEFALEREWDVAIAAAQAAGEVVRFYYRRKVTVRYKEAGKHNPVSEADLEANRVIESHVRASFPDDGWLSEETRDSSERLHKRRVWIVDPLDGSREFLEHIPEFVVCVALAIDGQPVLGVEYNPIREELFAGAVGQGAFLGGERVYVSSTATLAEARFLASRSEDRRGEWDEFKNEVRVELTGSVAYKLALIAAGKADATFSLTPKNEWDICAGAALIAAAGGRMTNRFGAPLRFNQKQTRLPGIIATNGVLHEAVLDLLARHGKLAAHSHE
- a CDS encoding MBL fold metallo-hydrolase, producing MASQRILPHLFRALVIACALLSAHCDSEPRRLPYIPPKLENWPQPYRGVAGLQAHVLVTGFLELPQALVYRNGSWLRTERLPVSVLAVQHPSKGVVLIDSGLPTTEVSPARVWPRALLLPNEGFLVTHPGEELPQRLRQAGIRPEAVRWVVQTNLRAVRTGGLQHFPQAKVAVTQAELDYASRHAEGYEPELWSSVREWHPIDFAAARPLGTFPRTVDLLGDGSVVVLDGRGPSPGTVMVLVRTPNRALLWTSDVVPTRDGLRTAAEPHGLWNAADWWLVFWQAKRLRDLAQEVEVLPALDITGADAKGFPARLHSLPTPMASPRKQPTPNRWERILPRPW
- a CDS encoding peroxiredoxin, whose translation is MLTVGDRFPSFRLKAVVSREPGREFAELTEQSFPGKWLVVFFWPMDFTFVCPTEIAEFGRREAEFRARNAQVLGASTDTHYVHLAWRNQHPELRDLPFPMLADTKRELSTALGILHKEEGVALRATFIVDPEGVIRFVTVNDLATGRNVDEVLRVLAALQTNELTPCNWRPGEPTLKAA
- a CDS encoding peptidylprolyl isomerase — translated: MKTSMGDIKIELFDDKAPVTVKNFLSYVNDGFYDGTIFHRVIPNFMIQGGGYDKDLKQKPTKPPIKNEANNGLKNVVGTIAMARTGVVDSATSQFFINVKDNAFLDHRDETPAGFGYAVFGKVVEGMDVVLKIAQVPTQRVGIHEAVPKEPVVIETVRVVGK
- a CDS encoding ABC transporter permease yields the protein MNGSLSRIAHVVWKEFIQLSRDRRMFGLVLLMPVIELFIFGYVVATDITDIALAVCDYDRTASSRGYVDHLVHSGYFRVAAPCSSINEANRLLDRGEVKVVLTIPPDFSEKLRQGKPAEVSALVDGSNSNIAMIASAYLEQITLTRVVQVRFPDRGAGDRVVVHPRVEVEPRVWFNPELRSVRYMVPAIVCVLLMESLVVLTAIAIVREKERGTMEQMIVTPIRAAELVLGKAIPFIVIGYVNMGAVMLAGRYWFGVELVGSLGLLLALSLLFIMTCLGMGLFVSTVSNTQQQASMLGQFLLLPNLFFSGFMFPISSMPPLIQELTHIIPLKYYITIVRGIFLKNAGWAELWDESLVLMVFGIVILTAASFVFRKQVQ
- a CDS encoding superoxide dismutase, which encodes MAAMFSRRAVLKLGVATAATVWVRQVSAEQAPIALPPLPWEENALAPTISAQTISFHYGKHHRAYVENLNKLIAGTELADLGLERIVQQTAGKPDKVAIFNNAAQAWNHTFYWRSLSPKGGGKPSGKLFEHLEKDFGGFDNFRSKFAQAAIGQFGSGWAWLVKTGDRLEVIATANADTPITMGKRPLLTIDVWEHAYYLDYQNRRADYVNAVIDKLLNWEFAAQQYAAA